The Pocillopora verrucosa isolate sample1 chromosome 2, ASM3666991v2, whole genome shotgun sequence genome has a segment encoding these proteins:
- the LOC131792872 gene encoding ataxin-2-like isoform X1, translated as MENDDGQFVYTIHGVKVSFPCKAYPTQLSMMNMIIKGIERHQNSLLESPTGSGKSLALLCSCLAWQSAEYEKKAKIEEQMKAEIGNDECCIKTCSDEQKQLPIDPANQIKSDYFQQNNSSLHVKISPETPLKTEAAVTLKKMPEQSESLPDKDVKSGSPTDDDFQPAKKRFRTPGNNQQTVSSSKKRRVHPNAGPSAPILTQHTLTKVVKVHDPEKRDTDKDVESSRETTERVQSVERAHEETENTSGQCNLEGCLDTNERKEGMDAEQVEYSEEENNVGVSCSSEECQDIGQKTMGMDAEQEEYSEEEKDVGVSCNSQECQDIGKKTMKMDAEQEEYSEEEKDVGVSCNSEECQDIEQKTTGMDAEQEEYSEEEKNVDISCNSEECQDIGQKIMEMDAEQEEYSEEEKDVGVSCNSEECQDIAQKTTGMDAEQEEYSEEEKNVGVSCNSEGCQDIGQKTMGMEAEQEEYSEEEKNVGVSCNSGECQDIGQKTMEMEAEQEEYSEQEKNVGVSSNSQECEDIGQSIQNCAVSQNASEPASHSECTTHTNGESGVNVSKLNPLAREFHPSSQTICPRKEVQPKRKSQMVKFDPPSQGRRRMRSCGPPQMLGVEAPPWSHPLPNHLPPRFPPIPPGRHCRLERPRVRFSASSNRPVPSPMNMMPSAWPNNDRYYTNQRNGAPTKHTPHPNDPVGLSPGVAPWLRPSVPNNWPTPSSMNIMPNAWPNAHMCYTDRANGVPAKLNPHAYNPVGPSRGVEPRPRPFFSNNRPTPPTEQKEYSEEEKNVGISCNSEECHHIGQKTMGMDAEQEEYSEEEKNIDVSCNSEECHDIGQKTMEMDAEQEEYFEEEKDVGVSCNSEECQDIAQKTMEMEAEQEEYSEEEINVGVSCNSEECQDIGQKTMGMDAEQEEYSEEEKDVGVSCNSQECEDISQSRQNCSVSQNASEPASHSECTTHTSGGSGVNVNKLNPLAREFRPSSQTICPRKEVQPKRKSQMVKFDPPSQGRRRMRSCGPPQMLGVEAPPWSHPLPNHLPPRFPPIPPGRHCRLKRPRVRFSASSNRPVPSPMNMIPSAWPNNDRYYTNQRNGAPTKHTPYPNYPVGLSPGVAPWMRPSVPNNGPIPSSMNIMPNAWPHASMCYTDRAKSVPAKLNPHAYNPAGPSRGVEPRPRPFFSNNRPTPSPMNIMPNAWPNANMCYMDQGNGVSAVQNPDAGNPIGPMPGVMPWPQPFISSNTWQTPSPLNVRPNTWTNNNVPDMDQGFQIPAEQNPFPYNNVGPGPIQVQQLSSYPTVPYAEQSPNVQSHTVNPPETVDP; from the exons ATGGAGAACGACGACGGCCAGTTTGTGTACACCATCCATGGCGtcaaagtttcctttccttGCAAAGCATATCCAACCCAGCTGTCCATGATGAACATG ATTATCAAAGGAATTGAAAGGCATCAGAATTCATTGCTTGAAAGTCCGACAGGAAGTGGGAAGAGTCTAGCTTTGCTCTGTTCTTGTTTGGCTTGGCAATCTGCAGAATATG aaaaaaaggcaaagattGAGGAACAAATGAAAG CAGAAATAGGGAATGATGAATGCTGTATTAAGACTTGCAGTGATGAACAGAAGCAGCTTCCAATAG ATCCAGCGAACCAAATCAAAAGTGATTATTTCCAGCAAAATAATTCCAGTCTTCATGTAAAGATTTCTCCTGAAACACCATTGAAAACAGAAGCAGCAGTCACTCTGAAGAAGATGCcag AGCAAAGTGAGTCACTTCCAGATAAAGATGTTAAGTCTGGAAGCCCAACTGATGATGATTTTCAACCAGCCAAGAAGCGCTTTAGGACTCCAGGGAATAACCAG CAGACTGTGTCGTCATCGAAAAAGAGGCGTGTCCATCCTAATGCTGGACCTTCAG CTCCAATTTTGACACAGCATACTCTGACAAAG GTGGTTAAGGTGCATGATCCCGAAAAAAGGGATACTGACAAAGACGTGGAAAGCAGCAGAGAGACGACTGAGCGAGTTCAATCAGTCGAGCGCGCTCATGAGGAAACGGAGAATACGAGTGGCCAGTGTAACCTTGAGGGATGCCTGGATACAAATGAGAGGAAAGAG ggAATGGATGCAGAACAAGTGGAGTATTCCGAGGAAGAGAACAACGTTGGGGTCTCCTGCAGCTCCGAGGAGTGCCAGGATATTGGACAAAAAACAATg gGAATGGATGCAGAACAAGAAGAGTATTCCGAGGAGGAGAAAGACGTTGGCGTTTCCTGCAACTCCCAGGAGTGCCAGGATATTGGTAAAAAAACAAtg aAAATGGATGCAGAACAAGAGGAGTATTCCGAGGAGGAGAAAGACGTTGGGGTCTCCTGCAACTCCGAGGAGTGCCAGGATattgaacaaaaaacaaca ggAATGGATGCAGAACAAGAGGAGTATTCCGAGGAAGAGAAAAACGTTGACATTTCCTGCAACTCCGAGGAGTGCCAGGATATTGGACAAAAAATAAtg GAAATGGATGCAGAACAAGAGGAGTATTCTGAGGAAGAGAAAGACGTTGGTGTCTCCTGCAACTCCGAGGAGTGCCAGGATATTGCACAAAAAACAACg ggAATGGATGCAGAACAAGAGGAGTATTCCGAGGAAGAGAAAAACGTTGGCGTTTCTTGCAACTCCGAGGGGTGCCAGGATATTGGACAAAAAACAAtg GGAATGGAAGCAGAACAAGAGGAGTATTCCGAGGAAGAGAAAAACGTTGGCGTTTCCTGCAACTCCGGGGAGTGCCAGGATATTGGACAAAAAACAAtg gAAATGGAGGCAGAACAAGAGGAGTACtctgaacaagagaaaaacgttgGCGTTTCCAGCAACTCCCAGGAGTGTGAGGATATTGGTCAAAGCATACAG AACTGTGCTGTTTCCCAAAATGCGTCTGAGCCAGCCAGCCACAGTGAATGTACTACGCATACCAATGGTGAAAG TGGCGTCAATGTGAGCAAGCTGAACCCTCTAGCAAGAGAATTTCATCCATCATCTCAG ACTATTTGTCCAAGGAAAGAAGTGCAACCCAAACGTAAATCTCAAATGGTTAAATTCGATCCACCAAGCCAAGGGCGGAGGCGGATGCGGTCATGCGGTCCTCCTCAAATGCTTGGGGTGGAGGCACCTCCGTGGAGCCATCCCCTGCCAAACCATCTCCCACCAAGGTTCCCTCCCATCCCACCAG GGAGACATTGCAGGTTGGAAAGACCGAGGGTGCGGTTTTCTGCTTCCAGTAACCGGCCAGTTCCCTCGCCGATGAACATGATGCCCAGCGCGTGGCCAAATAACGACAGATATTACACGAACCAAAGAAACGGAGCCCCTACAAAACATACCCCTCATCCCAATGATCCCGTGGGGCTGTCACCAGGAGTTGCACCTTGGCTGCGGCCTTCTGTTCCAAACAACTGGCCTACTCCATCATCGATGAATATTATGCCCAATGCTTGGCCAAATGCACACATGTGTTACACGGACCGAGCAAACGGTGTCCCTGCAAAACTGAATCCACATGCCTATAATCCTGTGGGGCCTTCACGAGGTGTAGAACCACGACCGCGGCCTTTTTTCTCCAACAACAGGCCGACTCCTCCAACAGAACAAAAGGAGTATTCCGAGGAAGAGAAGAACGTTGGCATATCCTGCAACTCCGAGGAGTGCCATCATATTGGACAAAAAACAATg ggAATGGATGCAGAACAAGAGGAGTATTCCgaggaagagaaaaacattgACGTTTCCTGCAACTCCGAGGAGTGCCATGATATTGGTCAAAAAACAATG GAAATGGATGCAGAACAAGAGGAGTATTTCGAGGAAGAGAAAGACGTTGGGGTGTCCTGCAACTCCGAGGAGTGCCAGGATATTGCACAAAAAACAAtg gAAATGGAGGCAGAACAAGAGGAGTATTCCGAGGAAGAGATCAATGTTGGCGTTTCCTGCAACTCCGAGGAGTGCCAGGATATTGGACAAAAGACAAtg ggAATGGATGCAGAACAAGAGGAGTATTCTGAGGAAGAGAAAGACGTTGGTGTCTCCTGCAACTCCCAGGAGTGTGAGGATATTAGTCAAAGCAGACAG AACTGTAGTGTTTCCCAAAATGCGTCTGAGCCAGCCAGCCACAGTGAATGTACTACGCATACCAGTGGTGGAAG TGGCGTCAACGTGAACAAGCTGAACCCTCTAGCAAGAGAATTTCGTCCATCATCTCAG ACTATTTGTCCAAGGAAAGAAGTGCAACCCAAACGTAAATCTCAAATGGTTAAATTCGATCCACCAAGCCAAGGGCGGAGGCGGATGCGGTCATGCGGTCCTCCTCAAATGCTTGGGGTGGAGGCACCTCCGTGGAGCCATCCCCTGCCAAACCATCTCCCACCAAGGTTCCCTCCCATCCCACCAG GGAGACATTGCAGGTTGAAAAGACCAAGGGTGCGGTTTTCTGCTTCCAGTAACCGGCCAGTTCCCTCGCCGATGAACATGATACCCAGCGCGTGGCCAAATAACGATAGATATTACACGAACCAAAGAAACGGAGCCCCTACAAAACATACCCCTTATCCCAATTATCCCGTGGGGCTGTCACCAGGAGTTGCACCTTGGATGCGGCCTTCTGTTCCAAACAACGGGCCTATTCCATCATCGATGAACATTATGCCCAATGCTTGGCCACATGCAAGCATGTGTTACACGGACCGAGCAAAAAGTGTCCCTGCAAAACTGAATCCACATGCCTATAATCCTGCGGGGCCTTCACGAGGGGTAGAACCACGGCCTCGGCCTTTTTTCTCCAACAACAGGCCGACTCCTTCACCGATGAATATTATGCCCAATGCTTGGCCAAATGCCAACATGTGTTACATGGACCAAGGAAACGGTGTATCTGCCGTGCAGAATCCAGATGCTGGCAATCCCATAGGGCCTATGCCAGGAGTAATGCCGTGGCCACAGCCCTTCATTTCTTCCAACACTTGGCAGACTCCTTCACCATTGAACGTTAGGCCAAACACATGGACAAATAACAACGTGCCTGACATGGACCAAGGATTTCAGATACCTGCGGAGCAAAATCCATTTCCTTATAACAACGTTGGACCCGGCCCGATACAAGTTCAACAGTTATCATCATACCCAACAG TACCTTATGCGGAGCAGTCTCCAAATGTGCAAAGCCATACTGTTAATCCACCAGAAACTGTGGATCCTTGA
- the LOC131792872 gene encoding ataxin-2-like isoform X2: protein MENDDGQFVYTIHGVKVSFPCKAYPTQLSMMNMIIKGIERHQNSLLESPTGSGKSLALLCSCLAWQSAEYEKKAKIEEQMKAEIGNDECCIKTCSDEQKQLPIDPANQIKSDYFQQNNSSLHVKISPETPLKTEAAVTLKKMPEQSESLPDKDVKSGSPTDDDFQPAKKRFRTPGNNQTVSSSKKRRVHPNAGPSAPILTQHTLTKVVKVHDPEKRDTDKDVESSRETTERVQSVERAHEETENTSGQCNLEGCLDTNERKEGMDAEQVEYSEEENNVGVSCSSEECQDIGQKTMGMDAEQEEYSEEEKDVGVSCNSQECQDIGKKTMKMDAEQEEYSEEEKDVGVSCNSEECQDIEQKTTGMDAEQEEYSEEEKNVDISCNSEECQDIGQKIMEMDAEQEEYSEEEKDVGVSCNSEECQDIAQKTTGMDAEQEEYSEEEKNVGVSCNSEGCQDIGQKTMGMEAEQEEYSEEEKNVGVSCNSGECQDIGQKTMEMEAEQEEYSEQEKNVGVSSNSQECEDIGQSIQNCAVSQNASEPASHSECTTHTNGESGVNVSKLNPLAREFHPSSQTICPRKEVQPKRKSQMVKFDPPSQGRRRMRSCGPPQMLGVEAPPWSHPLPNHLPPRFPPIPPGRHCRLERPRVRFSASSNRPVPSPMNMMPSAWPNNDRYYTNQRNGAPTKHTPHPNDPVGLSPGVAPWLRPSVPNNWPTPSSMNIMPNAWPNAHMCYTDRANGVPAKLNPHAYNPVGPSRGVEPRPRPFFSNNRPTPPTEQKEYSEEEKNVGISCNSEECHHIGQKTMGMDAEQEEYSEEEKNIDVSCNSEECHDIGQKTMEMDAEQEEYFEEEKDVGVSCNSEECQDIAQKTMEMEAEQEEYSEEEINVGVSCNSEECQDIGQKTMGMDAEQEEYSEEEKDVGVSCNSQECEDISQSRQNCSVSQNASEPASHSECTTHTSGGSGVNVNKLNPLAREFRPSSQTICPRKEVQPKRKSQMVKFDPPSQGRRRMRSCGPPQMLGVEAPPWSHPLPNHLPPRFPPIPPGRHCRLKRPRVRFSASSNRPVPSPMNMIPSAWPNNDRYYTNQRNGAPTKHTPYPNYPVGLSPGVAPWMRPSVPNNGPIPSSMNIMPNAWPHASMCYTDRAKSVPAKLNPHAYNPAGPSRGVEPRPRPFFSNNRPTPSPMNIMPNAWPNANMCYMDQGNGVSAVQNPDAGNPIGPMPGVMPWPQPFISSNTWQTPSPLNVRPNTWTNNNVPDMDQGFQIPAEQNPFPYNNVGPGPIQVQQLSSYPTVPYAEQSPNVQSHTVNPPETVDP, encoded by the exons ATGGAGAACGACGACGGCCAGTTTGTGTACACCATCCATGGCGtcaaagtttcctttccttGCAAAGCATATCCAACCCAGCTGTCCATGATGAACATG ATTATCAAAGGAATTGAAAGGCATCAGAATTCATTGCTTGAAAGTCCGACAGGAAGTGGGAAGAGTCTAGCTTTGCTCTGTTCTTGTTTGGCTTGGCAATCTGCAGAATATG aaaaaaaggcaaagattGAGGAACAAATGAAAG CAGAAATAGGGAATGATGAATGCTGTATTAAGACTTGCAGTGATGAACAGAAGCAGCTTCCAATAG ATCCAGCGAACCAAATCAAAAGTGATTATTTCCAGCAAAATAATTCCAGTCTTCATGTAAAGATTTCTCCTGAAACACCATTGAAAACAGAAGCAGCAGTCACTCTGAAGAAGATGCcag AGCAAAGTGAGTCACTTCCAGATAAAGATGTTAAGTCTGGAAGCCCAACTGATGATGATTTTCAACCAGCCAAGAAGCGCTTTAGGACTCCAGGGAATAACCAG ACTGTGTCGTCATCGAAAAAGAGGCGTGTCCATCCTAATGCTGGACCTTCAG CTCCAATTTTGACACAGCATACTCTGACAAAG GTGGTTAAGGTGCATGATCCCGAAAAAAGGGATACTGACAAAGACGTGGAAAGCAGCAGAGAGACGACTGAGCGAGTTCAATCAGTCGAGCGCGCTCATGAGGAAACGGAGAATACGAGTGGCCAGTGTAACCTTGAGGGATGCCTGGATACAAATGAGAGGAAAGAG ggAATGGATGCAGAACAAGTGGAGTATTCCGAGGAAGAGAACAACGTTGGGGTCTCCTGCAGCTCCGAGGAGTGCCAGGATATTGGACAAAAAACAATg gGAATGGATGCAGAACAAGAAGAGTATTCCGAGGAGGAGAAAGACGTTGGCGTTTCCTGCAACTCCCAGGAGTGCCAGGATATTGGTAAAAAAACAAtg aAAATGGATGCAGAACAAGAGGAGTATTCCGAGGAGGAGAAAGACGTTGGGGTCTCCTGCAACTCCGAGGAGTGCCAGGATattgaacaaaaaacaaca ggAATGGATGCAGAACAAGAGGAGTATTCCGAGGAAGAGAAAAACGTTGACATTTCCTGCAACTCCGAGGAGTGCCAGGATATTGGACAAAAAATAAtg GAAATGGATGCAGAACAAGAGGAGTATTCTGAGGAAGAGAAAGACGTTGGTGTCTCCTGCAACTCCGAGGAGTGCCAGGATATTGCACAAAAAACAACg ggAATGGATGCAGAACAAGAGGAGTATTCCGAGGAAGAGAAAAACGTTGGCGTTTCTTGCAACTCCGAGGGGTGCCAGGATATTGGACAAAAAACAAtg GGAATGGAAGCAGAACAAGAGGAGTATTCCGAGGAAGAGAAAAACGTTGGCGTTTCCTGCAACTCCGGGGAGTGCCAGGATATTGGACAAAAAACAAtg gAAATGGAGGCAGAACAAGAGGAGTACtctgaacaagagaaaaacgttgGCGTTTCCAGCAACTCCCAGGAGTGTGAGGATATTGGTCAAAGCATACAG AACTGTGCTGTTTCCCAAAATGCGTCTGAGCCAGCCAGCCACAGTGAATGTACTACGCATACCAATGGTGAAAG TGGCGTCAATGTGAGCAAGCTGAACCCTCTAGCAAGAGAATTTCATCCATCATCTCAG ACTATTTGTCCAAGGAAAGAAGTGCAACCCAAACGTAAATCTCAAATGGTTAAATTCGATCCACCAAGCCAAGGGCGGAGGCGGATGCGGTCATGCGGTCCTCCTCAAATGCTTGGGGTGGAGGCACCTCCGTGGAGCCATCCCCTGCCAAACCATCTCCCACCAAGGTTCCCTCCCATCCCACCAG GGAGACATTGCAGGTTGGAAAGACCGAGGGTGCGGTTTTCTGCTTCCAGTAACCGGCCAGTTCCCTCGCCGATGAACATGATGCCCAGCGCGTGGCCAAATAACGACAGATATTACACGAACCAAAGAAACGGAGCCCCTACAAAACATACCCCTCATCCCAATGATCCCGTGGGGCTGTCACCAGGAGTTGCACCTTGGCTGCGGCCTTCTGTTCCAAACAACTGGCCTACTCCATCATCGATGAATATTATGCCCAATGCTTGGCCAAATGCACACATGTGTTACACGGACCGAGCAAACGGTGTCCCTGCAAAACTGAATCCACATGCCTATAATCCTGTGGGGCCTTCACGAGGTGTAGAACCACGACCGCGGCCTTTTTTCTCCAACAACAGGCCGACTCCTCCAACAGAACAAAAGGAGTATTCCGAGGAAGAGAAGAACGTTGGCATATCCTGCAACTCCGAGGAGTGCCATCATATTGGACAAAAAACAATg ggAATGGATGCAGAACAAGAGGAGTATTCCgaggaagagaaaaacattgACGTTTCCTGCAACTCCGAGGAGTGCCATGATATTGGTCAAAAAACAATG GAAATGGATGCAGAACAAGAGGAGTATTTCGAGGAAGAGAAAGACGTTGGGGTGTCCTGCAACTCCGAGGAGTGCCAGGATATTGCACAAAAAACAAtg gAAATGGAGGCAGAACAAGAGGAGTATTCCGAGGAAGAGATCAATGTTGGCGTTTCCTGCAACTCCGAGGAGTGCCAGGATATTGGACAAAAGACAAtg ggAATGGATGCAGAACAAGAGGAGTATTCTGAGGAAGAGAAAGACGTTGGTGTCTCCTGCAACTCCCAGGAGTGTGAGGATATTAGTCAAAGCAGACAG AACTGTAGTGTTTCCCAAAATGCGTCTGAGCCAGCCAGCCACAGTGAATGTACTACGCATACCAGTGGTGGAAG TGGCGTCAACGTGAACAAGCTGAACCCTCTAGCAAGAGAATTTCGTCCATCATCTCAG ACTATTTGTCCAAGGAAAGAAGTGCAACCCAAACGTAAATCTCAAATGGTTAAATTCGATCCACCAAGCCAAGGGCGGAGGCGGATGCGGTCATGCGGTCCTCCTCAAATGCTTGGGGTGGAGGCACCTCCGTGGAGCCATCCCCTGCCAAACCATCTCCCACCAAGGTTCCCTCCCATCCCACCAG GGAGACATTGCAGGTTGAAAAGACCAAGGGTGCGGTTTTCTGCTTCCAGTAACCGGCCAGTTCCCTCGCCGATGAACATGATACCCAGCGCGTGGCCAAATAACGATAGATATTACACGAACCAAAGAAACGGAGCCCCTACAAAACATACCCCTTATCCCAATTATCCCGTGGGGCTGTCACCAGGAGTTGCACCTTGGATGCGGCCTTCTGTTCCAAACAACGGGCCTATTCCATCATCGATGAACATTATGCCCAATGCTTGGCCACATGCAAGCATGTGTTACACGGACCGAGCAAAAAGTGTCCCTGCAAAACTGAATCCACATGCCTATAATCCTGCGGGGCCTTCACGAGGGGTAGAACCACGGCCTCGGCCTTTTTTCTCCAACAACAGGCCGACTCCTTCACCGATGAATATTATGCCCAATGCTTGGCCAAATGCCAACATGTGTTACATGGACCAAGGAAACGGTGTATCTGCCGTGCAGAATCCAGATGCTGGCAATCCCATAGGGCCTATGCCAGGAGTAATGCCGTGGCCACAGCCCTTCATTTCTTCCAACACTTGGCAGACTCCTTCACCATTGAACGTTAGGCCAAACACATGGACAAATAACAACGTGCCTGACATGGACCAAGGATTTCAGATACCTGCGGAGCAAAATCCATTTCCTTATAACAACGTTGGACCCGGCCCGATACAAGTTCAACAGTTATCATCATACCCAACAG TACCTTATGCGGAGCAGTCTCCAAATGTGCAAAGCCATACTGTTAATCCACCAGAAACTGTGGATCCTTGA